A stretch of Cellulosilyticum sp. I15G10I2 DNA encodes these proteins:
- a CDS encoding BMP family ABC transporter substrate-binding protein, with protein sequence MNNTELDHIYDQAYKRGKLAWNQMVSKGESGYLRALDGIVQTGDIASEFSLGLVEIPIHKIIGTYTHSRSISFAHNFMPLMNFKTEFASKWMHLYQHHIESGITDPIKVYEYLNHFFVIEGNKRVSVLKFVKGTSISGYVIRLIPKRDPYDKINNIYYEFMKFYKQTNINTIWFTEEGRFEELLDYVNRYQPNHIDDDTKKLFIANLYRPFRQIYLEGGGDKLAITTGDAFLAFLKVYGMPREILLEQHKNNIHKMIDELKSIEQESVNVKTDEIQSPKKKSMLSSLTDFVVPKKVLKVAFVYAKTTDSSGWAYAHELGRLHIDNVFKTQLATSKIENIPENEEAYITFKQLADEHYDIIFTTSPTFVAPALKAAMEYPNVKFFNCAATHSYKSLTLYFGRIHEPRYLLGMIAGAMTQTNIIGYVAPYPISEVISSINAFTLGAKAVNPYVKIKAMWTYRWDNPEGGKFIAQKLQAEGADIISNEDLPIPGDISKEYGVYKIQEESNEKTHYAMALWNWGVFYEKVIQNILSGTWKSIHEESINPQFPMNFWLGMNTGIVDLLYSNRHINSSMKYLIEGLKKSIIRNEFNIFEGPLYDQHNILRVMPNTVLDYEDIIHMDWLVDGVEGQLPDIKELKPTDPFSYMKGIIKK encoded by the coding sequence GGCATTGGATGGGATTGTTCAAACCGGAGATATTGCTTCCGAATTTTCATTAGGTCTTGTCGAGATTCCTATTCATAAGATAATAGGAACCTATACACATTCAAGAAGCATTTCCTTCGCACATAATTTTATGCCGCTTATGAATTTTAAAACAGAATTTGCTTCTAAGTGGATGCATTTATATCAGCACCATATTGAGTCGGGGATTACTGATCCGATTAAAGTCTACGAGTACCTTAATCACTTTTTCGTTATAGAAGGCAATAAAAGAGTAAGTGTACTAAAATTTGTAAAAGGAACCAGTATTAGTGGCTACGTCATAAGACTTATTCCTAAACGAGATCCTTATGATAAGATCAATAATATCTATTATGAATTTATGAAATTTTATAAACAAACCAACATTAATACTATTTGGTTTACAGAAGAAGGAAGATTTGAAGAGCTATTAGATTATGTTAACCGTTATCAGCCAAATCATATCGATGATGATACTAAAAAACTTTTTATTGCAAATTTATATAGACCTTTCAGACAGATTTATTTAGAAGGCGGCGGTGACAAATTAGCCATTACAACGGGAGATGCCTTCTTAGCTTTTCTTAAAGTATATGGCATGCCAAGAGAGATTTTATTAGAACAGCATAAAAATAATATCCATAAAATGATAGATGAACTTAAAAGCATTGAACAAGAATCAGTCAATGTAAAAACAGATGAAATACAAAGTCCAAAGAAAAAAAGTATGTTGTCATCTTTAACAGATTTTGTCGTGCCCAAAAAAGTTTTAAAAGTAGCTTTTGTATATGCCAAAACGACAGATAGCTCTGGGTGGGCCTATGCGCATGAACTTGGCAGATTACATATAGATAATGTTTTTAAAACACAGTTAGCAACTTCAAAGATTGAAAATATACCTGAAAATGAAGAGGCCTATATCACTTTCAAACAACTAGCAGATGAACACTACGATATCATATTTACGACAAGTCCTACTTTTGTAGCTCCAGCATTAAAGGCGGCTATGGAATATCCAAATGTAAAATTTTTCAACTGTGCCGCTACGCATTCATATAAATCTTTAACACTTTATTTTGGCAGAATTCATGAACCAAGATATTTATTAGGTATGATTGCTGGCGCAATGACTCAGACTAATATTATTGGCTATGTGGCGCCTTATCCTATTTCAGAAGTTATAAGCAGTATTAATGCATTCACTTTAGGTGCAAAAGCAGTTAACCCCTATGTTAAAATAAAAGCAATGTGGACTTACAGATGGGATAATCCTGAAGGCGGAAAATTTATTGCACAAAAACTTCAGGCAGAAGGCGCGGATATCATCTCAAATGAAGACTTACCAATACCTGGAGATATCTCTAAGGAATATGGTGTTTATAAAATTCAAGAAGAATCAAATGAAAAAACACACTATGCTATGGCACTTTGGAATTGGGGCGTTTTTTATGAAAAAGTTATTCAAAATATACTTAGCGGTACATGGAAATCTATCCACGAAGAATCCATCAACCCTCAATTTCCAATGAACTTTTGGCTGGGTATGAATACAGGTATAGTTGATCTTCTTTATTCAAACAGGCATATAAATAGTTCAATGAAATACCTGATAGAAGGACTTAAAAAATCTATTATAAGGAATGAGTTTAATATATTTGAAGGACCACTATATGACCAGCATAACATACTTAGAGTTATGCCCAATACAGTTTTGGATTACGAAGATATTATCCATATGGATTGGCTGGTCGATGGTGTAGAGGGGCAGCTTCCCGATATTAAGGAACTAAAACCTACCGATCCTTTTTCTTATATGAAAGGTATTATAAAAAAATAA
- a CDS encoding L,D-transpeptidase, which translates to MNMKKKKIFKISLISTLLLISLWILKDFNLSWVEVNPDYAKVTINFLFPMNKDKLPESISLSHQLPYASQFDYSIEWLTDSVVCIKLQEQNLIKGQKVQLIIKEAPSKFSFIARNASINIQFSSDIAVLEPTKELLVASESSFKVKFNTPMNKNKLYKFLQCDAAFYIEPESIFNSAGKKLEDTSVFKFTPKTPLINGQKYILSFRKGMPSQSGALLKQDTSVILIADIKPIIALTYPENNSKWIGLYPRMKIETDSPTVAGYLTLGNETIKGKNLDPYHIEFLLNKVLDPDTTYQASFQVKAKSGELSAPKAIQFTTVRIDTDRLWIEVLAQTKPKINIYKGNKVIKRMICSTGDNTQTLPLGTYYTRDKGEAFIDPKNREGANFWVKINDTCLFQGLIRNEYWQVKDLFAKQLGKQIKRSNIILKDEDARWLYDNTPVDTMIIIHQ; encoded by the coding sequence ATGAACATGAAGAAGAAAAAAATTTTTAAAATTTCTCTTATAAGTACACTACTGCTTATTAGTTTATGGATTCTAAAAGACTTTAATTTATCATGGGTAGAAGTTAATCCAGATTATGCTAAAGTGACTATTAACTTCTTATTTCCAATGAATAAAGACAAGTTACCCGAATCTATCAGCCTCTCACATCAGCTTCCCTATGCTTCACAGTTTGATTATTCCATTGAGTGGTTAACAGATAGTGTCGTATGTATTAAGCTTCAAGAACAAAATCTTATAAAAGGGCAAAAAGTACAACTCATTATTAAAGAAGCTCCAAGTAAGTTTTCTTTTATTGCTAGAAATGCAAGCATTAACATTCAGTTTTCAAGTGATATTGCTGTTCTAGAGCCAACCAAGGAACTATTAGTAGCAAGTGAAAGTTCATTTAAGGTTAAATTTAATACACCTATGAATAAAAATAAACTATATAAATTTTTACAATGTGATGCAGCATTTTACATAGAGCCTGAATCAATTTTTAATAGTGCAGGTAAAAAACTAGAAGATACATCTGTTTTTAAGTTCACACCCAAAACCCCTCTTATAAATGGACAAAAATATATCCTATCTTTTAGAAAAGGTATGCCTTCCCAGTCAGGCGCACTTCTTAAACAAGATACATCTGTAATACTTATAGCAGATATTAAGCCTATCATCGCACTTACTTATCCAGAAAATAATAGTAAATGGATTGGATTATACCCGAGGATGAAGATTGAAACAGATTCTCCTACTGTCGCTGGTTATCTTACACTAGGTAATGAAACAATAAAAGGAAAAAATTTAGATCCTTATCACATTGAATTTTTGCTCAATAAAGTTTTGGACCCGGATACAACGTACCAAGCGAGTTTCCAAGTCAAAGCCAAAAGCGGAGAATTAAGTGCTCCTAAGGCAATCCAGTTTACTACTGTGAGAATTGATACTGATAGATTGTGGATTGAAGTATTAGCGCAAACTAAACCAAAGATTAATATCTATAAAGGTAACAAGGTCATAAAACGCATGATATGCTCTACAGGTGATAATACACAGACACTTCCTCTTGGAACTTATTATACGCGCGATAAAGGCGAAGCTTTTATTGATCCTAAAAATCGAGAAGGGGCTAATTTTTGGGTTAAGATTAATGATACATGCCTATTTCAAGGATTAATAAGAAATGAATACTGGCAAGTTAAGGACCTATTTGCAAAGCAGCTCGGAAAGCAAATAAAACGTAGTAATATTATACTTAAAGATGAAGATGCAAGGTGGCTCTATGATAATACTCCAGTAGACACGATGATTATTATTCATCAATAA
- a CDS encoding metallophosphoesterase family protein, with protein sequence MKILVVADIESNYIWDFFDKSKFSDIACVISCGDLKASYLSFLVTMLGVPVFYVHGNHDKRYNSQPPEGCDCIEDKVVTYRNIRIAGLGGSMEYTGGLHQYTEQTMQKRVKKLIKTSKGDIDIFVTHSPTFNLGDDANSICHRGFNAFYDIYNNTFPKYHLHGHNHFTYSSNAQRVLSFNDIKVINGYNYYILEYV encoded by the coding sequence ATGAAAATTTTAGTTGTAGCGGATATAGAAAGCAATTATATTTGGGATTTTTTTGATAAGTCTAAATTTAGTGATATAGCATGTGTTATATCTTGTGGTGACTTAAAAGCGTCATATCTTTCATTTTTAGTAACAATGTTAGGTGTGCCTGTTTTTTATGTACATGGGAACCATGATAAACGTTATAATTCTCAGCCACCGGAAGGATGTGACTGTATTGAAGATAAAGTAGTCACTTACCGTAATATTCGAATCGCTGGTTTAGGCGGTTCTATGGAATATACAGGAGGGCTTCATCAATATACAGAACAAACCATGCAAAAACGCGTTAAGAAACTTATAAAAACTTCTAAGGGAGATATTGATATATTTGTAACGCATTCTCCTACTTTTAACCTAGGAGATGATGCAAACAGTATTTGTCATAGAGGCTTTAATGCTTTTTATGATATTTATAATAATACTTTCCCCAAATATCACCTACATGGACACAATCACTTTACTTATTCATCAAATGCTCAAAGAGTCCTTTCTTTTAATGACATAAAAGTAATCAATGGCTACAATTATTATATATTAGAGTACGTATAA
- the gdhA gene encoding NADP-specific glutamate dehydrogenase, translating to MSFRTEYMQDLMSRVEKNHPAQPEFHQAVKEVLLCMEPVAEKNPQYVQAGIFERIVEPERAIVFRVSWVDDNGNVQVNRGFRIQFNSAIGPYKGGLRFHPSVNLGVIKFLGFEQIFKNSLTGLPMGGGKGGSDFDPKGKSDGEVMRFCQSFMTELAKHIGPNTDVPAGDIGVGAREIGYMYGQYKRLQNEFTGVLTGKGLNYGGSLVRTQATGYGCCYFTQEMLATRGDSFKDKEVVISGSGNVAIYAAEKSYELGAKVVAMSDSNGYIYDPNGIDLDAVKQLKEVERKRIKEYLTDHPQATYEEGCHNIWNVKCQIALPCATQNELNKEAAETLVKNGVIAVAEGANMPSTPEAVDIFLENKVLFGPGKAANAGGVATSGLEMSQNSLRYSWSFEEVDEKLKLIMKNIHSSAREAATTYGDADNYVLGANIAGFLKVADAMYMQGIAY from the coding sequence ATGAGTTTTCGCACGGAGTATATGCAAGATCTTATGAGTAGAGTAGAAAAAAACCATCCAGCACAACCAGAATTCCATCAAGCAGTAAAAGAAGTCTTATTATGTATGGAACCTGTTGCTGAAAAAAATCCCCAATATGTTCAAGCTGGGATCTTTGAAAGAATTGTAGAACCAGAGCGTGCTATTGTATTTCGCGTATCATGGGTAGATGATAACGGAAATGTACAAGTTAATCGCGGTTTCAGAATTCAATTCAATAGTGCAATCGGACCTTATAAAGGCGGGCTTAGATTTCATCCATCAGTTAACTTAGGTGTTATTAAATTTTTGGGATTTGAACAAATTTTTAAAAATTCCTTAACTGGACTTCCAATGGGTGGTGGAAAAGGCGGTAGCGACTTTGATCCTAAAGGTAAGTCAGATGGAGAAGTTATGAGATTTTGTCAAAGTTTTATGACAGAACTTGCTAAACATATTGGACCAAATACAGATGTACCAGCCGGAGACATCGGTGTAGGCGCTAGAGAAATAGGCTATATGTACGGTCAGTATAAACGACTACAAAATGAATTCACAGGCGTACTTACTGGAAAAGGTTTGAATTATGGCGGCTCTTTAGTAAGAACACAAGCTACTGGTTATGGTTGCTGCTATTTTACGCAGGAAATGTTAGCAACTAGAGGCGATTCATTTAAGGATAAAGAAGTAGTTATCTCAGGTTCAGGAAACGTAGCTATCTACGCTGCTGAAAAATCTTATGAACTAGGTGCAAAAGTTGTGGCAATGAGTGATTCAAATGGCTATATTTATGATCCAAACGGAATAGATCTAGACGCTGTTAAACAACTTAAGGAAGTTGAAAGAAAGAGAATTAAAGAATACCTCACTGACCATCCACAGGCTACTTATGAAGAAGGCTGTCATAATATTTGGAACGTTAAATGCCAGATCGCACTACCATGTGCAACTCAAAATGAATTAAATAAAGAAGCAGCTGAAACTTTAGTTAAAAATGGTGTTATTGCAGTAGCAGAAGGCGCAAACATGCCATCAACTCCTGAAGCAGTTGATATTTTCTTAGAAAATAAAGTTTTATTTGGACCAGGTAAAGCTGCAAATGCTGGTGGCGTTGCAACATCTGGCCTTGAAATGTCACAAAACAGCCTTCGCTATAGCTGGTCATTTGAGGAAGTTGATGAAAAACTTAAACTCATTATGAAAAATATTCATAGCAGTGCAAGAGAAGCAGCTACTACGTATGGAGACGCTGATAACTATGTTTTAGGTGCAAACATCGCTGGTTTCTTAAAAGTTGCAGATGCAATGTATATGCAAGGAATAGCTTATTAA